A stretch of DNA from Trichoplusia ni isolate ovarian cell line Hi5 chromosome 9, tn1, whole genome shotgun sequence:
AAAACAACTAGACGTGCCTGCTGTTGGTCCTACTTCTGAACTTAATGATATGTTCCCTTCTGGAGGTGTGGTGTGTGTTGCTGGACAGTTGGCGCGGAGTGACCTAGAACCTCAGGAGCGCGAAGGTGAGCAGCATGAGGCCGGTGGCGGCGAGCGGGATCGAGGCGGCGTTGCAGCCGTCCTCCAGGCACGAGCACACCTCCTGTCTGCCTCCGAACCCTGAGCGCTGGTAGCAGCGACCCTGTGGACGAACATACATCACATtacttgtaataattttgttacaaacgCTATCAGAATCAGCTAAATACGAAGGTCAAAAATGACTTATGCGGCTTCCGTCGTTCATGTCATGTCATTGATAATAGTTAATCGTCCCGAATAATCCTGTACTACACAcaacattcaattatttttagcacCTAATGTGGCGTTGTATCACTTTGTTAGCAGCACATCGTTAATATTGTTTGTCATACGAAACTATGTCAATACCAGCTATTTGCACTTCGTTAGAGACCGCGAAAGAAATAACAAACGGGTAGATTTAGTGCGAGAATGTTAATTAGAATGGTTCTATGAAGGTTTCATATACTTAGGTAATAAgattttcagttatttaaagATTAACTTGTCATGGATGCTAATAGGCTCTCCGAAGGCAGGAAACggcttaagatttttttgcttttaatccATAATTGGGATTGAGTAATCTTGTGTCAGTGCAAATAGGGAACTCAGTATTTGCATAAGTACCTGCACTGAGAGATACCTACATTTCACTTTTGCCTTATTATGTGGTACATATGTATTTGATTTGCTTTGAATAAGTTTACAggatcaaaaatatatttttttgggttgAAAATCTTACCTATCATTATTAGATCggcattaaaaacttttctaaatCAAACTTTTTGCGAAATTTAGTGGCTTTGACCAGTCTTTCAGACCACtttgttgattttaataaaacctttcagagcaactcaaaaaaaaaatcatctaacCTATACAACCTATTTCCACTTCATCTTCTATTTTAATCCACTAGATTTCAAAATTCACAAGTTCTCACCTTGTAACTACTGTCGTCCCATCCACATCCTCTAATCACACGGCTGTCGGGGGGCATCCCGTTCATCTCGAACTCCACCACCTGGGAGATCTTCCGGCACATGGTGTCCTTGGGCCCGCACGGCTGGCGCAGCGAGTCTGGCAGCTTCGTCATCAGGCACCGCGAATCGTTGTGACTGTTGCATTGGTAACATGTGATTGCTAGTCCTGGGGAACAAAGATACGAATTAGTACACTTTTTGGAACTGCCATAATTGTTAGGACATTTGCACTGCACTGTTGGCCAAATGGTAAAGGTCGCCTGAAACATTTTGCGAAACGTCGAAGGTTCGATCATGTCGTAAGATAAGATTATGAGTAATTTAGATGGTTATGAAACCGCTGACACAAGGAATGTATCCGTTAGTCCATTGgtggtttaaaaaaacactgtttGTTAAGTTGTTTCAGTGAgtatgtttaataaatacagttttatttcatgatACATAATCTTTTACTAAGTACAAATTACAAACCTTAAAACTGGCTATTTAATCAAAAGCCATACTTTCTACCACCTAACCTATCTAACAAAATCCAATACAATAAGACGGCTCAAGCTAGATGAAAGGGACAAATAGATTATAGACATCCGCCGTTACCAAGGAGACGTAAAAAATTCCATGACGTGAGAAAATAAACGGATATGAACGATTGTGGGCTTCAATACTGTACGATTTTAATACCCACGCACCTCGTCTGACCGTCTGACACACCTCTACATTTGATCCAATTGCTTTGCACTGAATGAGGAAGACAATTTATTGAGGTATCCAGTTAAGAAACCATCGCCACTTATAAAGGAGATTGGTTTCTTATTGAAGACTAGCTTTTGCACCCGTGTGTGCCagcatttatgattatttttatgagaatgtTATTTGAAATAGACTTAAACACTTACCTTTATCTTGCTTAATCAgttgatttaatttaactaggaaaaaatattatgaagtggtttcttaggtttacgcgaatgttagacattgaaatgaaactacttttacggatttttttcggcggcggtgtttgacgtcagctatgtgttagAACACATagcgtcaaacaccgccgctcaacgaagtctgcagtcgccgaacatgctgaaggttccagccattatattagatttgaccaaccacagatcctcgctaaagaatccacattcctacctaggatgtttcgcgaggctattgagattaaaaaacacccttatttcaatagagaagatggctggaagatatcacctacttgggatccaataataaataaactcaaggctaaacccaagagcagcgctgcaagacatcaagacacagtgagctcatactgcatagttcggaccacaaataattaattaaaatatgaaggtagaacgagcaacatcttttgtcaagacgaacaccatctcagtctgcccgtgaccatgatacctgcaaaggtttcgaaacgtcgcggtcgggaactaaaatctaaaatattatgaagttatttgaatataaagaaTACATTTTGTACATGTTACATGAATTCATGAATACCAATAATAGCGTGGCGTAAAGAGATCTACTCTCAGTGtagcaacaaaatattgaagGCTTAGTATAAGCTGTCGAAAGATTTGCATAAATGCTTACAGTTTGTTTTACGATATTAGTCGAAGATTTGACCTTCAAAAGCAATGCTATTTGAATTATGGAGCTTTTTGCCGGTTTAgattcatagaaaaaaaacagaactgTTTTCATAGGGctattactgtaacgttttaaaagtgtatttaaaaCAGTCTTcttgaaatacaaacttttgattttgaatttttgatatagaaaatattggaatactgtttatttttatggttatttACTGTATTAACGAGTAAGTAATATTAGTTTTCAGAAAATGCAGGCCTTAGTATGCCTTATTTCCGGAAATTTTAATGTCACTTTTTCTTCTCGTATTTCATAGTTCTATGCAATCGTTTAATGCTCGTTATATCATATTTTACAGGTAGGTAAGTACAGTCACAGTTTCcagtaagtatttaattgtaaagTCTAGAAATTTTGGTTTAAAAGTCACCACCTGGTCTAAACTCCAGTTTAATCCAGGACCCTAAGCCACCCAGCCTATTTCCCCCATTGCCATTCCAGCACCTTGCTTCATCCATTTAACTCACGTCGAAAATCAAAGCCAAAGAGtcaagtttgtaagtatggatatttgttcttcttccacgcaaaaaccactaaacggattagGACGAATCTTAacacacggatagtttataaccaggattaacaagcacataggatagtttttatcctgatattatgtttccgtgggatcattttcgatttttagcgagCGTgcccgcgggcaatagctagtattgCATAAAAATGCTCAATTTACCACCTACAGACGTCAGGAGTCCCCGCCCGCTTTCCTACGTCATTTGCCATCGATCATTAGATGCCACCATTATTTTCGATATAAGTCTTTGACAtatctatctataaataaagtactaggtatttaattaaaatgatgtcTAGGTAAACTACGTGAAACTAGGCAACGTCTCCAAggaccaatttatttttgtaaaatgtccATTTGTTATAGTTCTGAGACATGTAGTTTGTACAGATTTTTAACCATTAATTTAATCTACGAATTTTAACGTTTACtgctttaaaattgtttattatttgaatcaataggaagaaagtttttaaaacgatGTTTTTGCATATCATAAATTCTCCAAATCATAACAACGTTTtacactatatttttatagatcataggtatacattttataaaatctgtGCTAGTTTAAAATAGTATCGATCCATCGCTCGTAAATGTGGCGAACGTTAAGTGAAAATGTTAAAAGCTATCGTAGCGGTGGTTAAATGAAATCAAGAGCAAACCACATATTTGTATATATGTGTGCTATTAAGCTTTTTGATAATTGAGCCAGAGAGGTTAATGCCATTTCCTTATAACGACAGATGGCCCTTAAATCAGCTGATTGCCGCCCCACGCATTTACGACATGTTACAAACACGTAATAATATAACGACTCACTCTATTTCTCGTAGCGCTTGAATAACACTCGTAGGCATTGACATATATAaggacataataattattttaggtatttCAAGACATGAATATGCAAGGGCGTTAGAGATATCTTCAAAATAATACATCActattatagtaaaaatatgttatgaacGATTGTAACATCTTGCTCCTACTCGTGGTCTTTTAAACACTACAGTATCCAGCGACGgtataaattttcaatattcaggcatttaataaaatgaagatGAGTGGCGTAAGTGATGGAtaggctttatatattaaggaCCAACATTGCATCATCAAATCAAAAATCGTAGCAGACGGCTACGAAAGCTCTCGAAAAGAAACAAACTACGAAAAACAGCTTTCATTAGAACCAACATTCTTTACGGTAATTTAAACACGTACAAAACACTTAATTGAATAAAGCACAAACCTTGTTGTAGCAAACTGCATATTACCGccaaaaagcaaaataaagcaAGCGCCATTTTGTTAAGTTGATCAGGTAGTCGCCGGTTCTGGTCGCCGCGTACCGCACGCGCTGCGATCACTTGCTCACTGACTATTCACACTACGTTAGAGGCTATATCTACTACTAAATGTGCACCGCTTATTCAATTGCtctaatacttttataaattgacTGCTATGTATCGTTGAGTATCGGTAATTCCTCGTTCAGACATAATACTGCTTGATAGGGGCTGAAATTTCGAAGTAAGTCGAGTTGTTACTGGTTGTGATTAAAGTTAGCTCAGAACGATATCTCAAGGTTGGGAACTGCGTAGAATATTTGCGTGATCGTGTGTAGTTTAGTCGTTTATAACCAGAAGCGTGTATCGTTTGTTTTATAGACATTCGATCGATGCTTAGTATCTAAGGGATTTTTAGCGACGTAAaagtaaaaagatttttttttatataaattggaaTAAAGTTTATTCCAATTTATATAGATGGAGGTAATGGAATCACGATGCGGACATTcgttttttgcattttttacaGATCCTCAGAAGAAAACCGCATGTTTTAATGGTCTTAGGGCGCGTTAACTACGACGACCagttttaacttctttttttaaggcAGGAttacaatgtaacaaaaaaatattgtattatcaagtcgcaattttttttttgtgtatagcaaatgattgtactgtaaatatttaactctgtaaaattttaaatatatccaAAGCAACCCTTAGACATAAAAAAGTCGCTAATTACAAGCTTCCAcatgtagaaaaaataatacttgaaaCCTACCGATAgacaaagtaatttattaacttaatttttttatatgtttcgtGTAGTATCCGGTGCCATTATACGATACCTATCCAGATAAGGTATCCTACACTCCTAGTGTTGGAATGTCACATTGTGACTATTGTGTACTATTGTTGACCATTTGTATGTGATCACACAATATAGCCAAGGTCACAAAGGTCACCTCCGGTCCTTTAGAATTTACAATGAAGACTGATGATATTCATTACGCACCTTCCTCATTTAGGGTAAGCAGTAGAGGCTTATAAGAGAgatgttttctatttttgtgtTAGAAATCTGTGATAATTacgaaaagtttttttttactaccgCTTAGGGATAGATATAGATGCATGAATTTATCGTGTTTGGAATTGGAGACGattgcagattttttatttattggtatccCATTGCTTTTCAGGcaaaaggaattaaaattttgactTTGACATATTTGAATGCTAACTCGATGAAAATGAACATTATAAAACGTGACTAACAATGAAATAGAAGACATGTTTGAAGTAAGTAATGTTTCttctgtatttataataatgtaaacaggATTTATTaggtagcattaaaaaataacatgagactattatacatattttctttatttttaaaaaccaaaGACCAGGACAACATTTTTGGCAAGTCTTTAGGTACTTTTGGGAATATAGAGAgactgcacggttagccgagtgtcgcaggttcgatctccgcgcaggtcaagcatttgtgagatatGCTGTCGTGAGTCTGAAGAGAGCCACAATAACATTCATTCAAGCAGGGATGTTATGGATATATAATTTCGGAACCGGATACGGATATGGCTATTTGTAGAATATAATATCGGTTTCTGTTTCGGTTATGGATATTCAATTATTTCGGATTATCCGATAGTTTCGGttacggatattttttttttaaggaactgTACAATGAAAGGTGTCAGCTGTTTTGGATTTGTCAGTTTGACATGTCATTTTTACGATAaagtataaatagtaaatatgatACATCGTTACAAGTTTGCCCTGTCCGAAACTATCGAGTTACGGTtacggatatttttttatttcggatATCCTATAGTTTCGGTTACGGATATGGATATCTATAACAACACtgcattcaagttacatgcgcAAAGATAAGAACTAATCAAATCtcgtattatgagtactagacaactgaaaaacatacttacctaaatacatacaatattcaGACGCAGAACAaaagatcgtgctcatcacacaaacatttgtcctgggtgggaatcgaacccactgGACCAACTGGCTAGTCAAATTTCCAGGACAACATAACAAACAGACCAAGAAGATGAAAGAAGtatatctcgagaatctgaaagtACAAGAAAGTTACGTAATCCGGCGAGGTGCGCAGCTAGCCGCGGCAGATATCTGGCCATCAGCATCCGCCCCCGCGTCGCCCGCGCTCCGAGCCGCCATTTATCGTATCCTGTGTATACGCACACGACATACTCACTTCaggactaaaattattttttgttttcaatattcttCAGCCTCAGAAAGGAGGAGAGCGAAGTGGTTTTTGCTCGACAGTAGGACTGAAAGGATCAGGTAAAATGCCAAATGAtcattttaatctatttaaattgttttttaaggcTTGTTCTATGTCTTATAAAAGCCTATAAAGTTAAATCTCTAttgtaaacattcaaatcgtgttgcaaaaaaagattaaaacatttattaagtaaGAAAGTAAGTACGTGTTACAAAATTTACGTAAgtttatgcaaaaataaatcacactaaaaaaaactacataataaaTCAGCCTAGTAAccgaaataaatacaaacttttaaaaGGTGTTCGTGCTAAAAGTGACGATCTAACTTTTCTGTATAACATGCCAACAAAACTTGGAGGCgctttcgtttttgttttatgcaGAACACCCTGTATTATTCGGAAAGGCAAGACATTTCAGCTAATCTAAAGATAACATTACCTACACATAGTTTGTTTTACTACTTTTAACTTGGTTTTGCGACAAgtctcaaaatgtttaaaaataaatgtatctcGTAGTTTCAACGTGACCTCTTTAAAACTACGTCATAAAGAACCTTAATACGCCCCAGACCATTAATTTAGCCCAAAAAATGTTGTCATGTGGCGAATTGAGGCGTAATAAAAGTGGTGACTAAAATAGAACACTAATTAATTTGCCTGCGCTGAATACTGAACGGCTTTTAGCCAAATGTAGCGCAAACTTACTCCAATTACTAATGCCTTTGTTTTTGCATTAACTCGATACTAGTTTGAAACATTTCGTTAGAGGTTAAAATAGGATTGGATAATTACACTCAATCAATACCATAATGGGTAGATCTTTAATCTCGCTTGCTACAGATTGGATATTtcaatcgttatttttttaaaggcattGTCGCACAAACGGCAGGAGTATAACTCTCCTTCTAATCCCCTTGCCTGCCTCTGCAGAATTATTACTAAAGGATTTTTTATGATGATGAGAAATCTAGAAAGTTGACATCCTTAAGTGTCCTATTTACTGAAGCACCAATGCACATTAAGTGTGACTGTGTTTACAAATGGTTGTGTTCTTGGTGTTATGTTTAGTGGCTACAACTATACGGTATGTTTGAAAACAATCACCACTAAATCACACAGCTATTAATAATCCGGTAGAAGTTAATAAATCAAAGTGTTATTACTACGCCGTGGGTGGTACCGTCAACTAGAGAAAGAGCTAATTTCAACTCAGAATTAATGGTAGTCGTTTATGAAATTCCTTAAGTGCTGTACGAATATCCTTAGTTCAAGAGCGAAGACTTTTAGCTTTAATCCCCTCTGTTactaaaatatatcattagTTGTCATTAGTATCATTAGTATCGGGATATAATGCTCATACTTTTGTACATTTCAGCCTTGACGAAGTATAAGGATGTTACATAACGAAAAGCTTAGAATCAGGTCACAAACGCAAAGAAAGTAAACCCATACGGTCTTGGCAGTGTCTGCCGTGTTTCGTAATAAGTCAGGAGGTAATTTATAACCTTTCGTGACTCGGCGTGATTACCCTGAGTCTGCAGATACCCTAGATATAACTTCATGTTACTGAGTGCGGAAACATGTGGGTTGGATGCGTAATTATATTTCAGAACTACTTTTGATTTGAGAGAATGATTAGGCGTTCTTGGCCATGTACGGTTAGATGTGAGGCCGTTATTGATCTCCAAAAGAGCGCTGTTGTCTTAAATTGTAAGATCgtcttgtgttttatttaactgCTGTTTTTGTCCTTGAGCTGTCCTGTCGCGGAGTAAACGCCACTTCACTCTTTCTATCTATGTATCCAGTCCGATGTGACTCAAAATTCAGCGAAGCATACATTATCAAAGGAGTCAAAATGGTTCCGCAATCTTTGTCAGGTCTTGTTATCGGCATGGCGGGGGATTGGAACACGGACACCCCTTCCCTTGGGGAAGGAAGTTGATAATGTCACTCTATTACTAACTAAACTAAAACCGCCGTGCTACGACATCCGCTATCTCCAGAAGGTCTGCCAAAACATATTTTGCCATTTAGGGTAGCACGTCATATGCTCGCTATTTTAATTAAGCCTATTGGTCTTGTGACCTTCGCATTAAAGTTCAGCCTAAACAATAAACCTAATTCAACTGGTAATTTAAAGTCGCACAGGGGAGAGCTTTTAGCAGAAATGACTTTCTTTTAATTGCTCATTAAGTAATTTGATACTGGTTCtttattacaaattcaaaatctACACGTGTGTTTAAGACCTAATATGAAAGGAAACACTAGTTGATCATTTCCATAATCGAGTTCAATTGAAATCGAGTTGATTGTTCTAAAATCAAACACTAGCGACGTTTTATACAGTGGCACGAGTTGGAACTACTCTCGATCGACTGCTAACGAGGCCGATAAGACTACATCGTTTAAATATTGTGTGGTTCGATGGTACTATTCCAAGGACAGAATACAAattcgaaacaaaataaaaaaagaaccgTAGATATCAGTTTCCGAATCAACGTACAGGTGAACACAACAACGGTTAATTGCACGTAGATTTTTAGCCCTAAGAAAGAAAGTACTGGACTTTTTGTGTGGTACTGTGAAGGAAACTTCGTGAAACTTGTATAGGCACCAAAtaatggaatctgaaatcgccaaaccTCAGTGAActagcgtgatgatcaatgctcaaatttTTTGAGGAGGGTTGTTACTAACAGTGTGACATTTATTATAGCTTGGATATTAAAAACAGAGCAAATCCAGACttaaacatgtagaacaaaGTTCAGTCGATGTTTGACAATCGGTCATTAAATTCTGAATCGAGTCGTGCCTGTGGGTGTACGTATCACGTTCTCGCTACCTCGGCGGGAGACACAATTGTACCGACATTTAGCGTCCGGTGATCTGCCCCTCTTGCTACTTACCTTGCTGTTGCAACACACCTATACTATACCAACACAATACAAGGAATGCCTGAGACTAGCATTTTATTTGCAACGGTATTGGTTCATAGTCACTAGAATATCAGAAAATCTGCAATCAATGTTCTTTAGAATGATGTTGGTGAGCGCATAAATCAAAAATGGATGAACCAATACGACTACTTTTTTGTATATTCCTTAAAGTCCACGGAAcgtaatacttaataaaaaaaactgggtATTCTGATTTTAAGGGGGTAACGGGGTACACTTTATCCCAGAATTCCCTCGGAAACGGGAACACGTAGTCGCGCGCAAtaactagtaaaaaaaatattacccgATTGTGTCAATGGGGTAAATTTTTCTTCAAGAAAACTTAGTAACTTTTAGCATTATAACTTACGCAATTTTCTTTCAGAAAATTAAAAGCTTCAATATGACAGGTATTTATTCTTAGTACCTACATACAGACTATACGAGATATAAAAGGTTAATTGTTTAACAAGAACTCAGACGAGTGTGATGTTGTGATAGCATTCACAGACACTAACCCACATTCTACTATCGTAATAACTCATATCCTCACCAAATAAGAGAAGTTAGAATCACTTTACGTAATTTCCGCATCACAATTTGTCCTAACAGGGATGCTTAGCGGGGGATGTGGATTAAAGAACACAAGTATAAATAGGTATTACTGCCTTCTATCTAAATTCACAGTGTATTATTTATCTCTTCCTCTCCCTCTCTGCCATAAATAATGTGGAAACACGCATTGTTATATTCGCTTTCTTGCTGGTTTGTAAAATATTAGAGcataaggtatttttattgttattcttcACTGTTCTACATTCATACAGAAATATTAACACCAGCTGTTgcttaatagaaaataatctcACGGCAATACAAAATCGGGTTAAAAATCCTATcttgtaccaagtttcgtctaaatccgttcattgTTTTTCGCTTGAAAGAGGATCAAACAGCCGCAAATACAAACTTACGCGTCTATAATATAGTAGGATGAGAAAATTTCATGAGATGCAAtctattcatttattatagTTTCTCCGTTAAGGATATCTTTATCAAACACCCGTATTGTCAAGGAACTAGCGTTTCATGATAAATTGATATAGACATCACATTGACATCAACTCCTGATTTCCTTGCGCATAGAAATGATTAAGTATAAGTTCATATAGCTAAATACGACAGCCGAAATGGTAATTTTAAgagaagaaaaacaataaagaggtaattaacatttagaaaaaaggtaaaaaaaatattcattaaatataagCTAGAAACTTATTGAAagcgtattgagtattgagtattgagtattgaaggCGATGTATCACCATGTAAGTTATTCcaattttctcttttattttacgCCCCAACACATGCTTCACACCAAATTCATTCAGTAGGTATTATGGTGATAGGATACTGCTTTGTCCTCCACTTTATTTTTCCGAAGTTGGTAAAAAATCTGAAAGATCTTTTACAAACACATTTGCTCAATTTGGCTTGGTGATTTCAGACATCTATATGTTTATACGTACCCGGAATGTACATAATTTCAATCCAGGTTTTCTTACGATGATTTCCATTACCGTGGATGACAGTTATATCCTATAGCTACTCTTTATAGCTACAGTTATAGTTTAAACCCCCTACAACTCTATGCATGTAATACCAACATCTGAGAATCGATACTATCTTAGAGCTTAATGTATGGTGGTGTCAGTCTTACTAAATTACAGTTGTTAACAAACGGAAGAGACTTGGTCACGCAAGCCAACTACCCTGTGATTAGGCCACCTACATTCTGTCTATGACTGAATTACCGTTAGACTAACGTCGTTTTGTGGAAATTATTAAGAGTCTTATTAGTATCAAGGGTTCAATTCTCATTTTTTTAGATTCAGCCCCTTTAGCACagtgacatttttaaaaacttaaaattttgcaATCATTAACAAATCTGCAATAGCAAATTTGCATCAATCAAAATGTTCAAGTTCAAATGTATGTCTGGTGTTCAAAGTCATGTGTCTTTTCGAAATGAAGTTAGAGAGACTGGTCTAATGATCTGTAGGGCTTAGAGATGAGAAGTTAATTGAAAAAGCTGTAGGAAGAGTAACAGTCAATGGTGAAACATAAAACAGTTATTAAGAAGTAAGCAGCTCTTGATTTCTTTTTCCCCAAGAAAATTATCTCGATTTACGGTATTCTGGACTCAGGCACTTTTGCCTACTTCAGATGCGACGAATGACTGATGACTGGCAACTTTCATCCTCAAATCAACCTACATACGAAAGGGCAATAGAATAAAATCTGGGCagtaactacaaaaatatatcgatCCAAATAATATCGGTAGTGTAAACATATTTTGCTTGGACTAGTAAAGCAGTAAAATcataaattctataaatattcGCCAGTTCACGGTGAGCTGACGTGGCGACGAGTTATGTAAGCAAATCTGAACCGACGGAATGAGTTCATGTTGCTTTCAAGGAGAGAAACATTACTATAGCTAGAATTCTGCtgtactttaaaattttattgattgaaaacTTCAAGAAGAACTTAAAATAAGGTCTTTAAAACCTTGATTAATCCTActagttaaatagtttttatcccgattttatgttccatgaattcattttttatttgcaacgGGTGGGCCCGCGGAGAAATGTCTTTAGCGAGATATaagcaaaaattgtaaccatagcaactgtcagaagTTTTGCGATAAGTTAGGTGGGACTTCGCTAGGTCAGATAATAGATCCATATTGTACGGAAATACCTATTCAGTCAGTAGACGCACCACAACAGACATGTTAGGTTAGGTTGTCTTAGGGTACATGATCATATCAATACATAGGTACATCGGTATGTTTAACTTGTGTTCTCTTGAACTACAAGTTACTCAAGTCCCACTTAGAAAGTGATGCGGTCAATCAATTATGCGTAACCTTACTTCTAAGGTTTCTTTTCATTTGAGCGAAAATCTATTTGTATCGAAGCAGCATAATTTGTATAGTGAACATCTTTGCCGGTAGTATTGATCCTAACCCTAAGGTCTTATCTTATCTTTGGGTTGCTTGGTCAAAAGACATAAAGTCCTCGCATggaagaataaataataatttaaacacttATAAACTGTCCATATGTTGGCAATTATCATATTCTGACAATTAATTATCCGGGAATAGTTTGCGTATGCATTTCTATTCGCACTTTTGAGTAGTGAGCTAGTTTAAACTATTTAGTTTAAACTGGGGAAGTGGGTTATTGAGGTGCACTCAATAACTATTTCCCTCGCGTGATTTATACGTGCAGGGAGTTACGTGCACTTACATACAATATTTCTGAAAACATTTGTCCCTAGTGTCTTTac
This window harbors:
- the LOC113497482 gene encoding uncharacterized protein LOC113497482, with the protein product MALALFCFLAVICSLLQQGLAITCYQCNSHNDSRCLMTKLPDSLRQPCGPKDTMCRKISQVVEFEMNGMPPDSRVIRGCGWDDSSYKGRCYQRSGFGGRQEVCSCLEDGCNAASIPLAATGLMLLTFALLRF